Sequence from the Bacteroidota bacterium genome:
CGTCATTTTCCGTGGAGTCACAAATTGCATCCTTAGGTCAAAATGTTTTAATGATTTATCCCGGTGCAACTGCTCGTGGCGGAGTAAGCGGCGGGGCAGGAAGTGTTAGCACATTAACAGTAGCCGATGCCGAAGCCATTGTCGAACAGTGTCCCTCTGTTGCATATATGAGTCCGATTCTAAGAGCGGGCTCGCAAGTGGTCGCCGGAAATTTGAATTGGAGTACAAGTGTGCAAGGAGGAACTGCAGATTTTTTTGCGATTCGTGATTGGAAACTCGACAACGGTGAATTGTTTTCTGATGCCGACGTAAAAGCAAGTGCAAAAGTATGCGTCATTGGAAAAACCGTCGCCGACAATTTGTTTCAAGGAGCCGATCCAGTTGGTCAGATGATTCGTATCAGAAATATACCATTCAAAATTGTGGGCACGATGAAATCAAAAGGGCAGAGTGTTTCTGGGCAGGATCAGGATGATATTATTGTGGCACCTTATACAACGGTTCAAAAACGAATTTTAGGAATTAATTTTATCTGGGGTATTATGGTATCGGCAATCAGTAAGGATAAAATTTTCCAGGCACAACAAGAAATTACAGAAGTGCTTCGTGTCCGGCACCGGCTGCAGCTTTGGGACGACAACGATTTTACAGTCCGCAATCAAACTGATATTGCTGAAACGGCGACCGCAACATCCAAAATAATGACGATACTCTTGGGA
This genomic interval carries:
- a CDS encoding ABC transporter permease; protein product: MRWFEILTIAFDALIRNKMRSLLTMLGIIIGVGAVIAMIAIGQGASFSVESQIASLGQNVLMIYPGATARGGVSGGAGSVSTLTVADAEAIVEQCPSVAYMSPILRAGSQVVAGNLNWSTSVQGGTADFFAIRDWKLDNGELFSDADVKASAKVCVIGKTVADNLFQGADPVGQMIRIRNIPFKIVGTMKSKGQSVSGQDQDDIIVAPYTTVQKRILGINFIWGIMVSAISKDKIFQAQQEITEVLRVRHRLQLWDDNDFTVRNQTDIAETATATSKIMTILLGSIASVSLLVGGIGIMNIMLVSVTERTREIGIRMSIGARRRDILSQFLMEAIVLSLLGGFIGIIFGVTGSNLISKFADWPTFVSEGSIVLAVFFSMAVGVFFGFYPARKAASMNPIDALRYE